From the Deferribacterota bacterium genome, the window TATATACATATCATATCTTTTACTTAGAAAATTCGTAGATGACGAACAAAAAAAACACACCTTCTCAAGCATTTTGGGAATTATTGGTTTTATTGATGTGCCATTTGTTTATTTTGCTATAAAATGGTTTAGGACTATCCATCCAGATGTTTTTAGCAAAGGTGGTGGCTTAGAGCAATCAATGCTATACACCCTATTTGTTTCTCTTGCAGCATTTACTTTTCTCTATATTAATTTAATTATTAAAAGAGTGATAGCGGGCAATATAGAGTTAGAGATAAATAAACTAAAATATCAAGAGGATTAAAATGGATAACTTAGAGTACCTTGTAATAGCCTATATGCTAATATGGCTAATTTTAGGATACTACTTGTATACCCTAACTAAAAGATTGAAAGATCTAAAAACAAGACTGTTAAAACTAAAAGATAAATTAAACACTCATTAAAACATATTTTCTTTTACTGCAAGAAATTTAATATA encodes:
- a CDS encoding cytochrome c biogenesis protein is translated as IFMIFFYAPEEKTMGIVQKIFYFHVSSAWISFLAFFITFIFSILYLIKNSIYCDNIASSSAEIGIVFCSIVLVTGPLWAKPVWGAYWTWDPRLSTTLILWFIYISYLLLRKFVDDEQKKHTFSSILGIIGFIDVPFVYFAIKWFRTIHPDVFSKGGGLEQSMLYTLFVSLAAFTFLYINLIIKRVIAGNIELEINKLKYQED
- a CDS encoding CcmD family protein, with the translated sequence MDNLEYLVIAYMLIWLILGYYLYTLTKRLKDLKTRLLKLKDKLNTH